The Candidatus Omnitrophota bacterium genome has a window encoding:
- a CDS encoding DUF47 family protein, translated as MFFKFLPKDFNFFDLFEKQAHYAVEAAGCFKELVSQNIIDEKSLEKMHQLEHDGDEVTHEILERLNKTFITPFDREDIHALAKELDDIIDMLYTIINRLRVYNVTGGNKNLIEFASVIDESVRAVECAIKGLRNAKNMRSVTESCVEVNRLENVGDSMRDQMLAKLFETEKDPIALIKWKDIYQDAETVLDICEDVAHIVQNILVKQA; from the coding sequence ATGTTTTTTAAGTTCCTGCCAAAAGATTTTAATTTTTTTGACCTTTTCGAAAAACAGGCCCACTATGCGGTAGAAGCCGCCGGTTGCTTCAAAGAACTAGTATCTCAAAATATCATTGATGAAAAATCCCTGGAGAAGATGCACCAACTGGAGCACGACGGCGACGAAGTAACTCATGAAATACTGGAACGCCTTAACAAGACATTCATCACGCCGTTTGACCGTGAAGATATTCATGCGCTCGCAAAAGAGCTTGATGATATTATTGACATGCTTTACACGATCATAAACCGGTTAAGAGTCTATAACGTAACCGGCGGAAATAAAAATCTGATAGAATTCGCTTCGGTAATAGACGAATCGGTTCGCGCGGTGGAATGCGCTATAAAAGGTTTGCGTAATGCAAAAAATATGAGATCCGTTACGGAATCCTGCGTTGAGGTCAATCGTCTTGAAAATGTTGGTGATTCTATGAGGGATCAGATGCTTGCAAAACTTTTTGAGACTGAAAAAGACCCAATAGCTTTAATAAAGTGGAAAGATATATATCAAGACGCTGAAACGGTTCTCGACATCTGTGAAGACGTCGCACATATAGTGCAGAATATACTTGTAAAACAAGCATAA
- a CDS encoding DedA family protein, giving the protein MEYIVNIVETIFHFDRYLGIIVQNYGNWVYLFLFLIIFAETGLVITPFLPGDSLIFAVGTLAAMEIFNPWWLFAVLVSAAVIGDTVNYAVGKFLGHEILKYGHGRFLKPEHIDKTHRFFEKYGGKTIILARFIPIVRTFAPFVAGIGSMSYLKFIIYNVVGGFLWVAIFLACGYFFGNAPVIKNNFTLAILGIMVVSAMPVFIEFWRARKEKSRKKTLSN; this is encoded by the coding sequence ATGGAATACATCGTAAATATAGTAGAAACAATTTTTCACTTCGACAGATACCTCGGTATAATCGTTCAAAATTACGGTAACTGGGTATACCTATTCCTATTCCTTATAATATTTGCCGAAACAGGACTTGTAATAACACCTTTTCTTCCCGGAGATTCGCTTATTTTTGCCGTAGGTACTCTTGCGGCAATGGAAATATTCAATCCATGGTGGCTTTTTGCGGTTCTTGTAAGCGCCGCCGTTATCGGAGACACCGTAAACTATGCAGTAGGAAAATTTTTAGGACATGAGATATTAAAATATGGCCATGGGCGTTTTTTGAAACCTGAACACATAGACAAGACCCACCGCTTCTTTGAAAAATACGGTGGCAAGACCATAATATTAGCGAGGTTTATTCCTATAGTAAGAACTTTCGCCCCTTTCGTCGCAGGCATAGGAAGTATGAGTTATCTTAAATTCATTATTTACAACGTAGTAGGTGGATTTTTATGGGTTGCGATATTTTTAGCATGCGGATACTTTTTCGGAAATGCGCCTGTTATCAAAAATAACTTCACGCTGGCGATATTAGGCATAATGGTTGTTTCTGCAATGCCGGTATTTATAGAATTCTGGAGAGCGCGCAAAGAAAAGAGTAGAAAAAAAACGCTTTCAAACTAA
- a CDS encoding response regulator translates to MPKVRILIVEDEKNIAKLIRYNLEKAGYDCTTVKTGEEAISILEKQAFDLMILDIMLPGIDGFEVCRKIKQYPKTRNMPIIMLTAKGEEVDKIVGLELGADDYMVKPFSPRELVLRIKAILKRGKTDEQKKELITIGDISVDIPKHRVTVKNKDVALTNMEFRLLLTLMERQGRVQDRDKLLNDVWNIDTMINTRTIDTHVKKLREKLGKAGDMIETVRGMGYRIREADEN, encoded by the coding sequence ATGCCCAAAGTGCGCATATTGATAGTCGAGGATGAAAAAAATATAGCCAAACTTATCCGGTATAACCTGGAAAAGGCCGGATATGACTGCACAACAGTAAAAACAGGTGAAGAGGCCATATCTATCCTTGAAAAACAGGCCTTTGATCTTATGATTCTCGATATAATGCTGCCCGGCATCGACGGATTCGAGGTATGCCGCAAAATAAAACAATACCCGAAAACCAGAAATATGCCGATAATAATGCTTACAGCCAAAGGCGAAGAGGTTGACAAAATAGTTGGCCTTGAGCTTGGAGCCGATGATTATATGGTAAAGCCATTCAGCCCCAGAGAACTTGTATTAAGGATAAAGGCTATATTAAAAAGGGGTAAGACAGACGAGCAAAAGAAAGAGTTGATAACCATAGGTGACATATCTGTAGATATTCCAAAACATAGAGTAACTGTTAAAAATAAAGATGTAGCGCTTACCAATATGGAATTTAGACTGCTCTTGACTCTAATGGAAAGACAGGGAAGGGTGCAGGATAGAGATAAGCTACTCAATGATGTATGGAATATCGATACTATGATAAATACCAGGACCATAGATACACACGTAAAGAAACTGAGGGAAAAGCTTGGGAAAGCAGGAGATATGATCGAAACTGTAAGGGGAATGGGCTATAGGATTAGAGAGGCTGATGAAAATTAA
- a CDS encoding inorganic phosphate transporter has product MTLAVLFLIFLALLFDFLNGFHDSANSIATIVSTRVLSPRYAVIWAAFFNFVAFLFFGLHVANTIGKGIIDIAIVDNNIIFGTLVGACGWNIITWYLGLPTSSSHALIGGMIGSALVKAGSSSLVWNGIIKTAIFIVISPVLGLILGLVFGILVYWIFRKSVPSQVDHIFRKGQLFSAALYSLGHGGNDAQKTMGIIASLLFSAGVLGTTFHIPFWVVIICHTAIALGTMFGGWRIVKTMGQKVAKLKPVDGFCAESGAAATLFMSSAFGIPVSTTHTITGAIMGIGSLKRMSAVKWGVAGRIIWAWVLTIPCSAIISALAYIALTAIKSL; this is encoded by the coding sequence ATGACACTTGCCGTATTATTCCTGATTTTTTTAGCCCTCCTATTTGACTTCTTGAATGGTTTTCATGATTCAGCCAATTCCATAGCCACTATAGTTTCCACGCGTGTATTGTCACCGCGATATGCGGTCATATGGGCCGCGTTCTTTAATTTTGTAGCATTCCTATTCTTCGGTCTTCACGTTGCAAACACTATAGGCAAGGGGATTATAGACATAGCCATAGTAGATAACAACATAATATTCGGCACGCTTGTTGGCGCATGCGGCTGGAACATTATCACATGGTACCTTGGCCTACCCACAAGCTCATCGCATGCTCTCATAGGCGGTATGATAGGATCCGCTTTAGTAAAGGCAGGGAGCTCATCTTTAGTCTGGAACGGTATTATAAAAACTGCGATATTTATAGTAATATCCCCAGTCTTGGGGCTTATTTTAGGCCTGGTATTCGGCATACTCGTTTACTGGATATTCCGAAAAAGCGTTCCATCGCAAGTTGATCATATATTTAGGAAAGGTCAATTATTTTCCGCGGCACTGTATAGCCTTGGTCATGGCGGAAATGATGCGCAAAAGACGATGGGAATTATCGCAAGCCTCCTTTTTAGCGCGGGTGTGTTAGGGACCACATTTCATATACCTTTTTGGGTAGTCATAATATGTCATACCGCAATAGCGCTTGGCACAATGTTTGGCGGGTGGCGTATAGTAAAAACGATGGGACAAAAAGTCGCAAAACTTAAACCTGTAGATGGATTCTGCGCCGAATCAGGGGCAGCCGCTACGCTATTTATGTCATCCGCATTCGGCATTCCTGTAAGCACGACCCATACCATTACCGGAGCCATTATGGGCATAGGCTCCCTTAAACGAATGAGTGCGGTCAAGTGGGGAGTAGCAGGTCGGATAATATGGGCCTGGGTTCTTACAATACCGTGTTCCGCGATAATTTCCGCATTAGCCTATATTGCATTAACCGCGATAAAATCCCTATAA
- a CDS encoding phosphate ABC transporter substrate-binding protein — translation MRKYLQTIAMAAAILSITVTSYAEDTIQIKGSDTMVNLGQGWAEEFNKLHPDINISITGGGSGTGIAALISGTCDIAESSRAMADKEIKQAENKGIKPVQDIVALDGLAVVVNPKNPVKNLTLDQLKDIFMGNIDNWQTVGGKNMPIVILSREVNSGTHIFFKEHVLRNGNPKGPEEFSPSALLMPSSQAIADEIANNENAIGYYGMGYISPKQKTIAVGKSNHGPFTEPDIESVKSNAYPISRPLYMCTNGQPKGSIKDFISFVHSDEGQEIVKKLDFVPIK, via the coding sequence ATGAGAAAATATTTACAAACAATCGCTATGGCCGCGGCGATACTATCGATAACCGTAACTTCTTATGCTGAAGATACCATCCAGATAAAAGGCTCTGACACAATGGTGAATTTAGGGCAGGGATGGGCCGAGGAGTTCAACAAGCTCCATCCCGATATTAACATATCAATAACGGGCGGAGGATCAGGAACGGGTATAGCAGCCTTAATAAGCGGAACATGCGACATAGCCGAATCTTCGCGCGCAATGGCCGATAAGGAGATTAAACAGGCCGAAAACAAGGGCATTAAGCCAGTTCAAGACATAGTAGCGCTCGACGGCCTCGCTGTAGTAGTCAATCCTAAGAATCCGGTAAAAAATTTAACACTCGACCAGCTGAAAGATATATTTATGGGCAACATCGATAATTGGCAAACTGTAGGTGGTAAAAATATGCCGATAGTCATACTGTCCAGAGAAGTAAATTCGGGGACACATATATTTTTCAAGGAACATGTATTGAGAAACGGGAATCCGAAAGGGCCCGAAGAATTTTCGCCATCAGCTCTTCTAATGCCGTCTTCGCAGGCTATAGCGGATGAGATAGCAAATAACGAAAACGCGATAGGCTATTACGGCATGGGCTACATTAGCCCCAAGCAAAAAACCATAGCCGTGGGTAAATCTAACCATGGCCCGTTTACGGAACCCGACATAGAGAGCGTAAAGAGCAATGCATATCCCATCTCAAGGCCGCTCTATATGTGCACAAATGGGCAGCCCAAAGGCTCGATAAAAGATTTTATAAGCTTTGTACATTCCGACGAAGGGCAGGAGATAGTAAAAAAACTGGACTTTGTACCGATTAAATGA
- the pstC gene encoding phosphate ABC transporter permease subunit PstC, with product MTIANRIKEFIIEKLIFLSGIASIVFVLLIFVFLLKEGISLFKHVSLWEFVSGKFWYPISDPPKLGILPLILGSLLVTLGAVLISVPLGICSAFYIADVASPKVRDALKSCVEILSAIPSVVLGFIGMVTLVPFIKFIFKIPTGLTALSGSIMLAFMALPTIISISEDAINAVPRQYKEGAIALGATHWQTLYRVVMHGALPGIIAASMLGIGRVIGETMAVMMITGNAAVIPHTFLRPVRTLTATIAAEMGETVRGSEHYYALFAIGIVLFVISFAINVTADLFLNKEKK from the coding sequence ATGACAATAGCAAATAGAATAAAAGAATTCATTATAGAAAAACTTATATTCTTGAGCGGAATAGCTTCTATAGTGTTTGTTTTACTAATATTCGTATTTCTTCTAAAAGAAGGCATATCGCTTTTTAAGCACGTCTCCTTGTGGGAATTCGTAAGCGGCAAATTTTGGTACCCGATTTCCGACCCGCCAAAACTCGGGATACTTCCTCTTATACTAGGATCTTTACTTGTTACATTAGGCGCTGTGCTGATATCGGTGCCGTTAGGGATATGCTCTGCGTTCTATATAGCGGATGTTGCATCGCCCAAGGTGCGCGACGCCCTCAAATCCTGCGTGGAAATATTATCCGCCATACCTTCCGTAGTGCTAGGTTTTATAGGAATGGTGACCTTGGTGCCATTTATAAAATTTATATTTAAGATACCGACTGGGTTAACGGCCCTATCCGGCTCTATCATGCTTGCATTCATGGCCCTTCCTACGATAATAAGCATATCTGAAGACGCGATAAACGCTGTGCCACGGCAATACAAAGAAGGCGCGATTGCCTTGGGGGCAACACACTGGCAAACCCTTTATAGGGTAGTTATGCACGGAGCTTTGCCGGGAATAATAGCGGCGTCCATGCTGGGTATAGGCAGGGTAATAGGGGAGACGATGGCTGTAATGATGATAACCGGAAATGCAGCGGTAATACCGCACACATTCTTAAGGCCTGTACGGACATTAACAGCCACGATAGCCGCCGAAATGGGCGAAACGGTAAGAGGCAGCGAACACTATTATGCTTTATTCGCAATAGGCATAGTGCTTTTTGTTATATCTTTTGCGATAAATGTTACGGCAGATCTTTTTCTTAATAAGGAGAAGAAGTGA
- a CDS encoding DUF2490 domain-containing protein — protein MKKMLCIVALIASIGANAYAYENGDFQIWNTDVEEVKIAKDVKFFMEQEFRFGENAGEFYYQHYDWGFIFGFDKRLDIGLGYRLVLEKYKHKWREEDQPNATATLKFDLWKFKIDDRNRLEYRHFRFKNDSVRYRNKFSIKLPMDIAKIKVSPYASDEIFISSDSTGFNENRFASGIEFDLTKNVKFDIFYMLKGNRIRGDKWNNTNVLGTKIKIAF, from the coding sequence ATGAAGAAGATGTTGTGCATTGTGGCGCTGATAGCATCGATAGGTGCTAACGCCTACGCCTATGAAAACGGCGATTTTCAGATATGGAATACGGATGTCGAGGAAGTAAAGATAGCTAAGGATGTGAAATTCTTCATGGAGCAGGAATTTCGCTTCGGTGAAAATGCGGGTGAATTTTATTATCAACATTATGACTGGGGATTCATTTTTGGTTTTGATAAGAGACTGGACATCGGGCTGGGCTATCGTTTGGTTCTCGAAAAATACAAGCACAAATGGAGAGAAGAGGATCAACCCAACGCAACTGCCACCCTAAAATTTGATCTATGGAAATTCAAAATAGATGACCGAAACCGGCTCGAATATCGTCATTTCAGATTTAAGAATGACTCCGTCCGTTACCGAAATAAGTTCTCTATTAAGCTTCCTATGGACATCGCAAAAATTAAGGTTTCACCTTATGCTTCGGATGAAATATTTATATCATCTGACAGCACCGGTTTTAACGAAAATAGATTTGCATCGGGAATAGAATTCGACCTGACAAAAAATGTAAAATTCGACATATTTTATATGCTAAAGGGTAACAGAATCAGGGGAGACAAATGGAATAATACGAATGTGCTTGGCACAAAAATTAAGATCGCGTTCTAA
- a CDS encoding ATP-binding protein — protein MKIKLSWKLTSIFCLIIFLVLAVLYFYINDHLKEYLEQRIKYSLKHDLLLNKNLIENELRSSIGPANASMLANRIGKSLDVRATIISPDGIVTGDSELAGSDLRDVENHMKRPEIQDALKREFGESKRFSTTRKTHMLYMATPLGENGSMGFLRLAMPLSEIELIELKIQKIIAVALVLAIILTLILGAIISIMISKPLSEMSDVAKQMAKGNFSKRIYKQSNDEIGALAEALNYMAEEVENKAGKISYEEAKLDAVISSMFEGVILTDKSGNIIMINPSLRKLFFIDSSAEGKRLIEVVRNNDIQDMVDRIMREKNALITEIATNTPEEKIVRISGVPIIKNGTMEGIILVFHDITELKRLERVRQDFVANVSHELRTPLSNIKGYSETLLGGAIEDKPHAMDFINIIYRESDRLAKLIDDLLDISRIESGKMKMVLLSIDSKIVVTKVLEILKKSAHDKSINITIDIPGNLPKVLADESRLTQAVLNLMDNAIKYTPKEGSIKIHGSQDNGFVKLDVSDTGIGIPEKDLPRIFERFYRVDKARSRELGGTGLGLSIVKHIIQAHGGEVWVKSAPGNGSIFSFTIPTV, from the coding sequence ATGAAAATTAAACTTTCCTGGAAACTCACCTCAATTTTCTGCTTAATTATATTTTTGGTACTTGCTGTTCTGTATTTCTACATAAATGACCACCTAAAAGAATATCTTGAACAACGCATAAAATACAGCCTTAAGCACGATCTACTCTTAAACAAAAACTTAATAGAAAATGAACTTAGATCAAGTATAGGTCCTGCCAATGCGTCTATGCTCGCAAACCGGATCGGAAAATCTCTTGATGTAAGAGCGACTATAATAAGCCCTGATGGCATAGTTACCGGTGACTCCGAGTTGGCCGGAAGTGATCTGCGTGATGTAGAAAATCACATGAAAAGGCCTGAAATTCAGGATGCGTTAAAAAGAGAATTTGGTGAAAGCAAGCGATTCAGCACAACCAGAAAAACCCACATGTTATATATGGCCACGCCCCTGGGCGAAAATGGCTCGATGGGGTTTTTACGACTTGCCATGCCGCTATCTGAAATAGAACTTATCGAACTAAAAATACAAAAGATAATAGCTGTTGCCTTGGTTCTCGCCATTATACTAACACTTATCTTGGGCGCCATTATATCGATAATGATCTCCAAGCCTTTGTCTGAAATGTCTGATGTGGCTAAACAAATGGCAAAAGGGAATTTTTCAAAAAGAATATATAAACAATCAAATGATGAGATAGGCGCTTTAGCGGAAGCATTAAATTACATGGCGGAAGAGGTAGAGAACAAAGCGGGAAAGATCTCTTATGAAGAGGCAAAATTGGACGCTGTTATATCGAGCATGTTTGAAGGAGTGATATTGACCGATAAAAGCGGCAACATAATCATGATTAATCCGTCTTTGAGAAAACTATTTTTCATCGATTCTTCAGCCGAAGGCAAGCGGCTTATAGAGGTGGTGAGAAACAATGATATACAGGATATGGTAGACCGCATAATGAGAGAAAAAAATGCGCTAATAACCGAGATAGCGACAAACACGCCTGAAGAAAAGATTGTGAGGATAAGCGGCGTTCCTATAATAAAGAATGGCACTATGGAAGGCATAATCCTGGTCTTCCACGATATAACGGAATTAAAGCGTCTTGAACGCGTCAGGCAGGATTTTGTCGCAAATGTGTCTCATGAATTACGAACCCCTCTTTCCAATATAAAAGGATATTCCGAGACACTGCTTGGGGGCGCCATTGAGGACAAGCCGCACGCGATGGATTTTATAAATATCATATATCGCGAGAGCGACCGGCTGGCGAAATTAATAGACGATCTGCTGGATATTTCCAGAATAGAATCTGGCAAGATGAAGATGGTCCTCCTGTCAATTGACTCAAAGATAGTTGTGACAAAAGTCTTGGAAATATTGAAAAAATCGGCCCATGACAAATCTATTAATATAACGATAGATATTCCAGGAAACCTGCCGAAGGTACTGGCAGATGAAAGCAGGCTTACCCAGGCTGTATTAAATTTAATGGACAATGCGATAAAATACACTCCGAAAGAAGGGTCTATAAAAATACACGGCTCCCAGGATAACGGTTTCGTTAAGCTGGATGTCTCAGACACCGGAATAGGTATACCCGAAAAAGATTTACCCAGAATATTCGAGCGCTTCTATCGTGTGGATAAGGCTCGCTCGAGGGAACTTGGCGGCACGGGACTTGGGCTTTCGATAGTAAAACACATAATCCAGGCGCACGGCGGGGAAGTTTGGGTAAAATCCGCGCCCGGCAACGGCTCTATATTCAGCTTCACTATACCAACGGTTTAA
- the pstB gene encoding phosphate ABC transporter ATP-binding protein PstB: MSKIRTTNLNLFYDKFHALINVNMSIKEKCITAMIGSSGCGKSTLLRCINRMNDLVEDARITGSVEVDDMSIYGEKVDLVGLRKRVGMVFQRPNPFPLSIYENVAFGPRIHHIAKKGKLDALVEESLASVLLWDELKDKLKTSALRLSLEQKQRLCIARLIAIKSEVLLMDEPCSALDPIATLRIEELMQQLKKDYTIIIVTHNMQQAARVSDETGFMLLGELVEFGKTEDIFTRPRDKKTEDYITGRFG, from the coding sequence ATGAGCAAAATTAGAACAACAAACCTGAATTTATTTTATGATAAGTTCCATGCGCTTATCAACGTTAACATGTCGATAAAAGAAAAGTGCATCACCGCAATGATAGGCTCTTCAGGCTGCGGTAAATCGACGCTTTTAAGATGCATCAACAGGATGAATGACCTTGTGGAAGACGCAAGGATCACAGGGTCCGTCGAAGTGGATGACATGAGCATATATGGCGAAAAAGTAGATCTTGTTGGGCTCCGAAAAAGAGTGGGCATGGTATTCCAAAGGCCCAACCCTTTTCCATTGAGTATATACGAAAATGTGGCATTTGGACCGAGAATACATCACATAGCGAAGAAGGGCAAATTGGATGCCCTGGTGGAAGAGAGCCTGGCGTCGGTGCTTCTATGGGATGAATTGAAAGATAAATTAAAGACAAGCGCCTTAAGGCTGTCGCTCGAACAAAAACAAAGACTCTGCATAGCGCGGCTTATCGCGATTAAATCCGAGGTTCTATTGATGGATGAGCCCTGTTCCGCACTCGACCCGATAGCCACGCTAAGAATAGAAGAGTTGATGCAGCAACTTAAAAAAGATTATACTATAATAATAGTTACGCATAATATGCAGCAGGCGGCCAGGGTTTCGGATGAAACAGGCTTCATGTTATTGGGCGAGCTTGTCGAGTTCGGTAAAACTGAAGATATATTTACAAGGCCAAGAGATAAAAAAACTGAGGATTACATAACAGGCAGATTTGGATAA
- a CDS encoding phosphate ABC transporter ATP-binding protein, which yields MVKNIISVKNLSINFGSVQALKNVSIDIKENEILSIIGPSNSGKTSFLRSLNRLNDIEDTIKVIGNILIGGKDIYSQMSPEELRKRVGMIFALPIPLPLSIYDNVAYGPRMAGTHNKKKLDSIVENALKTSFLWDEVKDRLGSSGLKLSGGQQQRLCISRTLALNPDVVLFDEPCSGLDPISTAKVEESMVELKKTKTIVLVTNNTKQAARVGTRTAFFLMGELVEIDTTDKIFTAPSNKKTNDYITGRFG from the coding sequence ATGGTAAAGAATATAATAAGCGTAAAAAACCTAAGCATAAACTTTGGCAGCGTCCAGGCGCTTAAGAATGTGTCCATAGATATTAAAGAGAATGAAATTCTCAGCATTATAGGGCCGTCTAACAGCGGTAAGACATCTTTTTTGAGAAGTTTAAACAGGCTTAACGATATCGAGGATACTATAAAAGTCATCGGAAACATCCTTATCGGCGGAAAAGATATATACAGCCAAATGTCTCCGGAAGAATTAAGAAAAAGAGTTGGTATGATATTTGCGCTTCCTATCCCATTGCCGCTTTCGATATATGATAATGTGGCATATGGGCCCAGGATGGCAGGTACACATAATAAAAAAAAGCTGGATTCGATAGTTGAGAACGCGTTAAAAACATCATTTCTATGGGATGAGGTTAAAGACAGGCTCGGCTCATCGGGCCTTAAGCTCTCCGGGGGCCAGCAACAAAGGCTTTGCATATCAAGAACCCTGGCGCTAAATCCGGATGTGGTGCTATTTGATGAGCCGTGCTCCGGCCTCGACCCGATATCTACAGCGAAAGTGGAAGAGTCTATGGTTGAATTAAAGAAAACAAAGACTATAGTGCTGGTTACAAATAATACCAAGCAAGCGGCAAGAGTCGGTACAAGAACGGCTTTTTTCCTTATGGGAGAACTTGTCGAAATAGATACTACTGATAAAATCTTTACCGCGCCTTCGAATAAGAAGACCAACGACTATATAACGGGTAGGTTCGGATGA
- the pstA gene encoding phosphate ABC transporter permease PstA, protein MDVRLKEKIGFTTLLVATLLVVVPVIFIVFLIISKGWTAITWEFLFSMPRDGMRAGGIFPAIIGTFYLVIGSIAFSLPIGVMAAIYLNEYAKDNTLTRMINLAIINLAGVSSVVYGLFGLSLFVIFFKFGVSIISGSLTLGIMTLPVIITTTREALRAVPKSFREVSLSLGTTRWQTIRHSVLPFALPGILTGAILSIGRVAGETAPILFTVAAFYLPNIPNSVFDQAMALPYHLYIISTQIPNISESYRYGTALVLVGLVIIMNLAAVIIRAKFRRKKW, encoded by the coding sequence ATAGACGTCCGCTTAAAAGAAAAGATAGGATTTACAACGCTATTGGTGGCGACGCTGCTCGTAGTGGTCCCGGTCATATTTATAGTATTCTTAATCATATCGAAAGGATGGACAGCCATAACGTGGGAATTTCTATTTTCTATGCCGCGGGACGGCATGCGCGCCGGCGGAATATTCCCGGCCATAATAGGAACCTTTTATCTTGTGATAGGTTCAATAGCCTTCTCGCTTCCGATAGGAGTTATGGCGGCTATCTACCTGAATGAATACGCAAAGGATAACACGCTGACCAGAATGATCAATCTGGCAATAATAAATCTCGCAGGAGTTTCTTCGGTAGTTTATGGGCTTTTCGGACTAAGCCTTTTTGTAATATTTTTTAAATTCGGCGTATCTATAATATCCGGGTCGCTCACTTTGGGCATAATGACACTGCCTGTTATTATCACCACCACCAGGGAAGCGCTGCGCGCGGTTCCTAAATCTTTCAGAGAGGTGAGCCTGTCTTTAGGCACAACGAGATGGCAGACTATAAGGCATTCGGTATTGCCATTCGCGCTTCCCGGAATTCTAACGGGCGCCATTCTTAGCATAGGACGTGTCGCGGGCGAAACCGCGCCTATATTATTTACAGTCGCGGCATTTTATCTTCCCAATATTCCAAATAGCGTTTTTGATCAGGCTATGGCGCTGCCATATCACTTGTACATAATATCAACACAGATACCGAACATAAGCGAAAGTTATAGATACGGCACCGCACTCGTTCTCGTGGGGCTTGTAATAATAATGAATCTCGCGGCGGTAATAATAAGGGCGAAATTTCGAAGGAAGAAATGGTAA
- the phoU gene encoding phosphate signaling complex protein PhoU, with product MERHFDEALKDLNKDILRMGAFAEEAIYKAFEALKNRDTNAAKSVIENDVKIDELELSIDEKCIDLIARYQPMAKDLRFITTGMKLNTELERIADIAVDIAQRALEIVDKPLLKPLVDLPKLAAIAQNMVKAAIDSFIRGDVNMAKNVMLSDPEADKLRNLIQKELIEDYMVKDGSTSPLAVQLLLIARFLERICDHATNIAEDVIYMVEAEVVKHHPEKLR from the coding sequence ATGGAAAGGCATTTCGACGAAGCGTTAAAAGATTTAAATAAAGACATCTTAAGAATGGGGGCATTTGCCGAAGAAGCTATATATAAGGCATTTGAGGCGCTTAAAAACCGGGATACCAACGCCGCAAAAAGCGTCATTGAAAATGACGTAAAAATAGACGAACTCGAGCTGTCAATAGATGAAAAATGCATAGATCTGATCGCAAGATATCAACCTATGGCCAAAGACCTTAGATTCATTACAACCGGAATGAAGCTAAATACTGAACTTGAGCGCATTGCGGATATAGCTGTAGATATAGCACAGCGTGCTCTCGAGATCGTAGATAAGCCTCTATTAAAGCCCCTGGTGGACCTGCCTAAGCTTGCCGCTATTGCTCAAAACATGGTGAAGGCCGCGATAGACTCTTTCATAAGGGGCGATGTCAATATGGCAAAGAATGTCATGCTATCAGACCCCGAAGCTGACAAACTACGCAATCTTATACAAAAAGAACTAATAGAGGACTACATGGTAAAGGATGGCTCCACAAGCCCGCTGGCTGTACAGCTCCTACTGATTGCCAGATTCCTGGAACGCATATGTGACCATGCCACAAATATAGCCGAGGATGTAATTTACATGGTCGAGGCGGAAGTTGTTAAACATCATCCGGAAAAATTAAGATAA